From Scylla paramamosain isolate STU-SP2022 chromosome 16, ASM3559412v1, whole genome shotgun sequence, one genomic window encodes:
- the LOC135108201 gene encoding uncharacterized protein LOC135108201, with protein sequence MLVFLSLDPYSHLLLLRCGDVELNPGPVRSRRHTCRVLYSNIRGLFANLKDVSVVSQCHDVIICAETLVSDYRYDSELMIPGFSKPLFIRRSVAKRRRGMSVHIREGFSAHRKAKYEYTCHETVVIRVCAQLQNFYILGSYRNPDSDDTIFDCLLMAMAMIQDEDRKAAFVFAGDYNAHHREWLESVSPTDSHGRAALDFANVSGCSQLVVGPTHLAGNRLDLVFTDVPETVKVTTMAPLGTSDHSAISIQLNLRQNIPAYTVTKEVFLKGRVNWSSGREDVSRIRLGPVLSYPDPVSALNEELKRIISRRVPVKKVCLRSNDKAWFNIDCRTARDTKQVAYRRWSHLRTRETWDAYTVARASCAAVYRTAESEYFTSAKEKLSTASDPHKWWSTLKSVVFGLRPSLPALLSDTGQLITSPKGKADLLMKHFDSKLYRAPDPTSELPPAMPVLTKLAFRSKEVMRLLLALDSHGGTDPLGMFPMFLKETAAVLAPKLSATECSLQTPNPDR encoded by the coding sequence ATGTtagttttcttatctcttgACCCCTATTCACATCTTTTGCTGCTCCGCTGTGGAGATGTTGAATTAAATCCAGGCCCTGTTAGATCACGTCGTCATACATGTAGGGTCTTGTACTCCAACATCAGAGGTCTCTTTGCCAACCTTAAGGACGTTTCTGTTGTCAGCCAATGTCATGACGTGATCATCTGCGCAGAGACTCTCGTTTCTGACTACCGATATGACTCCGAACTCATGATTCCCGGGTTCAGCAAGCCGCTTTTCATTCGTCGCAGTGTAGCTAAAAGGAGACGTGGCATGTCGGTTCACATTCGCGAAGGCTTCTCAGCTCATCGGAAAGCGAAATACGAGTATACGTGTCATGAAACTGTCGTCATTCGTGTATGTGCGCAGCTCCAGAATTTTTACATCCTTGGCTCTTACCGAAACCCTGACAGTGACGATACTATCTTTGACTGCTTGTTAATGGCAATGGCAATGATTCAAGATGAGGACCGAAAGGCAGCCTTTGTTTTTGCTGGTGATTATAATGCCCATCACCGTGAATGGCTTGAATCAGTTTCTCCAACTGACTCCCATGGTCGTGCTGCTCTTGATTTTGCGAATGTCTCTGGATGTTCTCAGTTAGTTGTGGGTCCAACACATCTGGCTGGCAATCGGCTTGATCTTGTCTTTACCGACGTACCAGAGACAGTCAAGGTAACCACTATGGCACCTCTTGGCACATCAGATCACTCTGCGATTAGTATTCAACTTAACTTGAGACAAAATATTCCTGCATACACAGTCACCAAAGAGGTCTTCTTGAAGGGGCGCGTTAATTGGAGCTCTGGCAGAgaagacgtttctcgtattcgTCTAGGACCGGTCTTGAGCTACCCTGATCCTGTCTCAGCATTGAATGAGGAACTGAAGCGTATTATCTCTCGGAGGGTTCCTGTAAAGAAAGTTTGTTTGCGCTCCAACGACAAGGCCTGGTTCAACATTGATTGTCGTACTGCTAGAGACACTAAGCAAGTGGCTTATCGCAGGTGGTCACACTTAAGGACACGTGAAACTTGGGATGCGTACACTGTTGCCAGAGCTTCCTGTGCGGCAGTCTACAGGACTGCTGAGAGCGAATATTTTACCTCTGCGAAAGAAAAACTATCCACTGCATCTGACCCGCACAAGTGGTGGTCCACGCTGAAGTCAGTTGTCTTTGGTTTGCGACCATCTCTCCCTGCTCTGCTTTCTGATACTGGACAGCTGATCACAAGTCCAAAAGGCAAAGCTGATCTGCTGATGAAACACTTTGACTCCAAGCTCTATCGAGCTCCAGACCCCACCAGCGAGTTGCCTCCCGCCATGCCAGTCTTGACAAAACTGGCTTTTAGGTCTAAGGAAGTCATGagactacttttagcactcgacTCCCATGGCGGCACGGATCCGCTTGGGATGTTTCCTATGTTTCTGAAGGAAACAGCTGCAGTTCTTGCTCCCAAACTGAGTGCAACTGAGTGCAGTCTTCAGACGCCTAATCCTGACCGGTAG